The proteins below come from a single Branchiostoma floridae strain S238N-H82 chromosome 5, Bfl_VNyyK, whole genome shotgun sequence genomic window:
- the LOC118415763 gene encoding uncharacterized protein LOC118415763 isoform X3, producing MSSSNSYISSLEPNDRTRYFEKLMVSVEDAGDSSNPEVTGSAVTGDGVRLPDPYSLTGWKDDLSLWPDTDYGCIYTYLIEAPGPFNGEAMKAYKSLEAYNLFISGHVRECRYHPIGKNVKVCFLKAKVVPGQRVTETPHNPWVCLTKKEGYVMAAHCTCMAG from the exons ATGAGTTCTTCAAACAGCTACATTAGCTCTTTGGAGCCTAATGACCGAACCAGGTATTTTGAGAAATTAATGGTAAGTGTCGAAGACGCCGGCGATagttcaaacccggaagtgactggttcggcggtgactggtgacggtgtacgcctacctgacccatacagtctgacag GTTGGAAGGATGATTTGAGCCTCTGGCCAGATACGGACTATGGGTGCATCTACACCTACCTAATCGAGGCTCCAGGTCCGTTTAACGGAGAAGCCATGAAAGCCTATAAATCCCTGGAGGCGTATAATCTCTTTATAAGTGGCCATGTGAGGGAGTGCAGGTACCACCCTAttggaaaaaatgtgaaggtctgcttccttaaggccaaggttgtgccag gacagaGAGTAACAGAGACTCCTCACAACCCATGGgtgtgtttgaccaaaaaagagggTTATGTCATGgcagctcactgcacttgtatggcagg GTAA
- the LOC118416162 gene encoding uncharacterized protein LOC118416162: MILQILISLKDSNKKYFQHTFNNIAPGQYTLQYSVDARDPFRSYPLQFTVTDWIPGDINVQQSCRNVTVEFEGPPPEYNLSACTVILTRKSYPECTWTRNVILEKNVSVVFANLKPDIYAVKVSSPFPDAFPVKEMIIEVTDWVPRKQDINVKVKSVNVRAGRDRSGGGHSKGHSGGRSRGRASRPRGKKSKGGRKKQETRVRLTFPRPEPHQKYDYSGFYLYHGKDPSSLERQTVPRPEAENWTNVTAVLKDMPGGIQFFQVSAPYDDAQRSDLLMLRVPRRSSSRRRKNRQDRRRRRKHNRSEGRLSRSNEIEE, translated from the exons atgattttgcaaatactgATT TCCCTTAAAGACAGCAATAAGAAGTACTTCCAACACACCTTCAATAACATCGCACCTGGACAgtacaccttacag TACAGCGTGGATGCTAGAGATCCATTCAGGAGTTACCCGTTGCAGTTTACTGTCACAG ACTGGATACCTGGTGACATTAATGTCCAACAATCCTGTCGTAACGTGACGGTTGAGTTTGAAGGCCCACCACCGGAGTACAACCTGTCTGCCTGCACCGTCATTCTCACCAGGAAGTCCTATCCTGAGTGCACATGGACACGGAAT GTCATCTTGGAGAAAAATGTCTCCGTTGTGTTCGCGAACCTAAAGCCAGACATATATGCTGTGAAG GTATCCTCCCCTTTTCCAGACGCATTTCCTGTGAAGGAAATGATAATCGAAGTAACAG ACTGGGTGCCGAGGAAACAGGATATAAATGTCAAAGTCAAGTCTGTGAACGTGAGAGCGGGTCGTGACCGTTCCGGCGGTGGCCACTCCAAGGGTCACTCTGGAGGACGCTCTAGGGGCCGAGCCAGCAGGCCACGCGGTAAGAAGAGCAAAGGCGGCCGCAAGAAGCAAGAGACGCGCGTACGCCTGACGTTCCCCCGGCCGGAGCCTCACCAGAAGTACGACTACAGCGGGTTTTACCTGTACCACGGGAAGGACCCGTCAAGTCTGGAGCGCCAGACAGTTCCTCGG CCGGAGGCAGAGAACTGGACCAACGTGACGGCCGTGCTGAAGGATATGCCGGGAGGGATACAGTTCTTTCAG GTATCGGCACCCTATGACGACGCCCAGCGGAGTGATCTGCTGATGCTGCGTGTCCCACGCCGCTCGAGCTCGCGCCGCAGGAAGAACCGCCAGGACAGGAGGCGCAGACGTAAACATAACCGCAGCGAGGGCAGGCTCTCGCGTAGTAACGAAATTGAAGAATAG
- the LOC118415763 gene encoding uncharacterized protein LOC118415763 isoform X1 — MSSSNSYISSLEPNDRTRYFEKLMVSVEDAGDSSNPEVTGSAVTGDGVRLPDPYSLTGWKDDLSLWPDTDYGCIYTYLIEAPGPFNGEAMKAYKSLEAYNLFISGHVRECRYHPIGKNVKVCFLKAKVVPGQRVTETPHNPWVCLTKKEGYVMAAHCTCMAGEERPCSLYVAR, encoded by the exons ATGAGTTCTTCAAACAGCTACATTAGCTCTTTGGAGCCTAATGACCGAACCAGGTATTTTGAGAAATTAATGGTAAGTGTCGAAGACGCCGGCGATagttcaaacccggaagtgactggttcggcggtgactggtgacggtgtacgcctacctgacccatacagtctgacag GTTGGAAGGATGATTTGAGCCTCTGGCCAGATACGGACTATGGGTGCATCTACACCTACCTAATCGAGGCTCCAGGTCCGTTTAACGGAGAAGCCATGAAAGCCTATAAATCCCTGGAGGCGTATAATCTCTTTATAAGTGGCCATGTGAGGGAGTGCAGGTACCACCCTAttggaaaaaatgtgaaggtctgcttccttaaggccaaggttgtgccag gacagaGAGTAACAGAGACTCCTCACAACCCATGGgtgtgtttgaccaaaaaagagggTTATGTCATGgcagctcactgcacttgtatggcagg GGAGGAGCGACCATGCAGTTTGTATGTGGCAAGATaa
- the LOC118415762 gene encoding uncharacterized protein LOC118415762, whose product MLGSRGENMSEVYGETKQASESFLQMSEMPQVSFLTLDGKYHVCGQDAVYYTDDNGTERFVEGGTVDLCLTEDEWGCVMPIDDGYGPDFILKKYLECPCEVYEEIEQDVQECEEKVCVQDHDDMEAGKWNFPWFSAWSVEEFLDEMENLQKPKEVNNINSIKATSHTSQNDGEVSKKFEKDQPHNQPHVERQRMWEDGMTIYMSESDLDEQLLGHAEGFLSQNLWEDGMTIYMSESDLDQQLQLLGQTESSLSENLWEDGMTIYMSESDLDEQLQLLGHDEAPILYESENIYHPVTKKATRLSRYDLHHGPDHDARSPSRPLIGSCGDSKGRIVLDWCLLETSLLVYTTAGAGHQRKEVHKTTRKRRLQQTSMYIKQPFSGVVFEKVCFPYICCSCWLLLMGLPSLFILVFGLQKFGKCVGKSRQGQQRWQPPT is encoded by the exons aTGCTTGGATCTCGCGGCGAAAACATGTCAGAAGTTTACGGAGAGACGAAACAAGCGTCAGAAAGCTTTCTTCAGATGTCAGAGATGCCTCAAGTGTCCTTTTTGACCTTG GACGGCAAGTACCACGTCTGTGGACAGGATGCTGTGTACTACACAGATGATAACGGTACAGAACGGTTTGTAGAGGGCGGGACAGTCGACCTGTGCCTGACAGAGGACGAGTGGGGTTGCGTCATGCCGATAGACGATGGGTACGGGCCGGATTTCATCTTGAAGAAATATCTCGAATGCCCCTGTGAAGTTTATGAGGAGATAGAACAAGATGTTCAAGAATGTGAGGAGAAAGTGTGCGTCCAAGATCACGACGACATGGAGGCGGGAAAGTGGAATTTCCCATGGTTTAGTGCTTGGAGCGTTGAAGAGTTCCTGGATGAGATGGAAAATCTCCAGAAACCAAAGGAGGTAAACAACATTAACAGCATCAAGGCAACCAGCCACACGTCTCAGAATGACGGAGAAGTGTCCAAGAAGTTTGAGAAGGATCAGCCCCACAACCAACCACATGTGGAGAGACAGAGGATGTGGGAAGACGGCATGACTATCTACATGTCGGAGAGTGATCTGGATGAACAGCTTCTGGGACATGCAGAG GGTTTCTTGAGTCAGAACTTGTGGGAAGACGGCATGACTATCTACATGTCAGAGAGTGATCTGGACCAACAACTGCAGCTGTTAGGACAGACTGAG AGTTCATTGAGTGAGAACTTGTGGGAAGATGGCATGACCATTTACATGTCGGAGAGTGATCTTGATGAACAACTGCAGCTTCTGGGGCATGATGAG GCTCCCATACTGTATGAGAGTGAGAATATCTACCATCCAGTCACAAAGAAAGCTACCAGACTGTCCAGGTACGACCTACATCACGGGCCAGATCACGACGCTCGCTCACCAAGTCGTCCTCTGATTGGTAGTTGTGGTGACAGCAAGGGAAGGATCGTTTTGGATTGGTGTTTGTTG GAAACATCATTGCTTGTATACACCACAGCTGGTGCAGGGCACCAGAGGAAAGAAGTTCACAAGACAACCCGAAAGAGAAGACTGCAGCAGACATCTATGTACATTAAGCAGCCGTTCAGTGGTGTGGTTTTTGAGAAAGTTTGTTTCCCCTACATCTGCTGCTCCTGTTGGCTTCTTCTCATGGGTTTACCAAGTCTTTTTATCCTTGTGTTTGGGTTACAAAAGTTTGGTAAGTGTGTGGGAAAAAGCCGACAGGGGCAGCAACGCTGGCAACCTCCCACATGA
- the LOC118415763 gene encoding uncharacterized protein LOC118415763 isoform X2 produces the protein MSSSNSYISSLEPNDRTRYFEKLMVSVEDAGDSSNPEVTGSAVTGDGVRLPDPYSLTGWKDDLSLWPDTDYGCIYTYLIEAPGPFNGEAMKAYKSLEAYNLFISGHVRECRYHPIGKNVKVCFLKAKVVPGQRVTETPHNPWVCLTKKEGYVMAAHCTCMAGFYLLMCFVF, from the exons ATGAGTTCTTCAAACAGCTACATTAGCTCTTTGGAGCCTAATGACCGAACCAGGTATTTTGAGAAATTAATGGTAAGTGTCGAAGACGCCGGCGATagttcaaacccggaagtgactggttcggcggtgactggtgacggtgtacgcctacctgacccatacagtctgacag GTTGGAAGGATGATTTGAGCCTCTGGCCAGATACGGACTATGGGTGCATCTACACCTACCTAATCGAGGCTCCAGGTCCGTTTAACGGAGAAGCCATGAAAGCCTATAAATCCCTGGAGGCGTATAATCTCTTTATAAGTGGCCATGTGAGGGAGTGCAGGTACCACCCTAttggaaaaaatgtgaaggtctgcttccttaaggccaaggttgtgccag gacagaGAGTAACAGAGACTCCTCACAACCCATGGgtgtgtttgaccaaaaaagagggTTATGTCATGgcagctcactgcacttgtatggcagg gttttaCTTGTTGATGTGTTTCGTTTTCTAG